taaataaaagctAAATTAGATTCTAAATCTGTTTctgacataatttttttaacttttccaaTGGCTAGCGCATCATCAGCATCTAATAAATGTACGACTTTTTTAATTGCTTTAAAATTCTCACAATAGTACATTGCGGCTTTTAACCAGGTTCCCCAACGCGTAATGATAGGAGAAGGAGGCAATGGTGTTTCTGGGGCTTCTCTTCGGAACAATTCAACGCGAGCTGGCGCCTTTAAGAACActtttttcatattcaaaataagTTCGTCAACTTTTGGAAATTCTGCACGAATTTTCTCGCATACACGATGCAAACCATGGGCGAGGCAGGTTATATGTACCATTTTAGAATAGAATGCTTGAATAGATTTTGCAGCTTTCACCATATATGGTGCTGCATCggtcacaaataaaataacatcgTCATGGTTAATTCCATTTGGCTACAAAGAAAAAAGGGTTctatcaaataatttacttattgtcGTGTGGTTGGCTTTTTCTAATACTTCCgaagcaattaaaaaaattttacctgATCCGTCGGTTAGTAAGGTTCCAATTATCACATTCGCCACATAACGTCCTTCTGTATCTGTTGTCTCATCTATAGACAcccagatttttttattaagtatttgatTTCTTATTTCATTCATCGTATCTTCGTAGCAATCATTGACATATGTTTTTCTCAGTGTAGATACAGATGGTATATCTTTATTTATGTACTTTTCAAGGAATAAACGTAGATGAGGATTTCCTAATTTTTCTAAtggaatatttgattttaagaatGCTTCTCATAAATACTTCAAAAAGTCAGATTTTCGTGTTGGAGTAGTAATAAGCTGTTGTGtggcatttttattttgacgaTTAGAGGCTCTTATATGTTTCTCAGTACTTAAGTGCTGAGTGACACTGAAACGTTTTTCGCACTTTACCTTGACTTCGCatatcttacaaaataatacactcCCGTCGAACGCGAAAATATGTTCACCGAATTCAGTAACGTAATTTTTACCTCTAACGGTAACTGATGTTTTTACTTTCGGCATTTTAACACAAGTTAATCTAAAAAGGCGGACACTCGATATTCACTTACGGAACTACGGAAGACGTCAAACAATACCAACGAGAAATAACGAACTGACTGCATTCTATAATCGTGTTATTGTAATAATCCCAATAACAGAAAATATCAGcacttttctaaaaataaatatatttaattgaaaatatattgtagaaTACCCGTTATCGGGCCGCCGCCGTGCGCCGCGCCGCCAatacaactataaataatttggtattgttttatttttttatcaataggACATTcagaagtaatttattttgtgaattaCATACCATTTGACTCTAATATGCAGTTAATATCaaaaaagttgtaaaatatgcgaataaataaaaaaacctcaaaatatgcaattatatgcaaaataaaattttgtatttggatttgtttaagtataattcaaatttgtagCTTATCTAGCAATTTTTTAGTCCATTCagtaaaaacatgcaaatgcatgaaCTTCCGGGCCCTAGTGATCacagacgaaaaaaaaataagaacacagataattgtaaaaccaatacatacatcgctccgctcagaatctaaaatgtagtaaattatgttaatattaatagataaataattaaacaattgaCGTTTTGAGGTATTCAACTCAATTTAAAATTCtctaattaggtacctatttatttttatattatgtacagttaaAGAATTGAAAACCAAATGGCGGCATATTCGTGATCACTACTCGACATTTTTAAACCAGGCGAAAAGTGGCGATAGcgctaaaaaaagaaaatacgaTGCAGAATCCCTCTCATTTTTACAGCATACAATTCAAAAAAgaaggtaaataaaatatattttaggtattcgatgtttaaatactattttcaataattattaattattatattgttataattatttttatagtacctatttagttATCGGTATAGGGCTCCTCGGAAgctaaaataaccaaaaaaaaaaatgcaaattacctaaatatttttaatccccccccccaaattttttttttaacattttacaccTCTATCGGCTATAtcactatattcactttcctatcagaaaaacgACGAGGTAAGAAATCGGAGCATTTTTAGTGTCCCGAACAGTGTTGggattatctagataattttatctagataatttatcttggataaataacaatttatctttatcttatctagataaatataaataaactattgacAACTATCTTAAGAATTTATCTTAGATAAAcgatttatttatctagatatttagataaattattcgagtaaatactttttaaattaaaattgtattattttaattatttttcattattatttaatattttctatgggAATTGTTTTCATTGCTAAATAGTAAATGCTAATGgtaggtacaaaaatatttctatcggccaattcaacaataataatgggattatttgtgtttattactttatttcagtattattatctgagtattatttatagatattataaataggtacacacacTAACACAGTAACGCACATTACGCGGGTTAAACTGATTGGTGACTGGCTCTTTCCCCCTCACCCATCATGTAATTCCAAATAAACAGAATGATCCAtcgaggaaaaataataatatgatgttatattataataaatatttttgttcatacTACTAACACTGGTCACTGATGCAAGACCAAATTTCTAACATTCACGAATGTTATGTCAGCTTGAAGTTTGAAGGTACTTTAAGTTGGTAGTACtccatacaatataaattttaatttctattattatgaaatggctagatttataattattttaggttatttcctattattatttgttgccattagtaatgagtaatgactggtgtaaattactatttaagTCTGTGATTGTTTTTTGAATGATTGTTTCTTACTTTCTCtcagtttaaaatttatttacaaaatggataaatatctaataatttcgAAGAAGGCAAGTTCAAGTAAACGAACAATTCAAGAAGTAGATGATGACACTGCAGATGACATTGGTTCCAATCAAAATATAGAAACACCAGAACATACATCACTTGAAACcttacaaaaatcatatttgtttaatgGACAGTTCTttactattatacattgcgACGGACTTAAGTTAATAGCACAATGCAAAAACTGTTCAAAAGTAATTCATGGTCAAAAAATGTCAACTGGAAATTTCCTAAGCCacttaaaagtaattattaataccttgattaatacacataggtatatagtatagaaagatttaataatttaaaaaaaaaaattattatttatgtcctaCGGTTCgcctatataaatgtatacattatttatagcaTAAACATAAAGTATTATTACATCAAGTAGAAGAGGCTCGAAGCAATGCTAaactttcaaataaaacaaatgtatttaccCGACCAACCAAAAAACTTACAAAACAACaggtatctatacatttttcatttttaatttaagtcagggatttaaaagttatttaacttaTCAACTCATAATTAAAAGACctacaaattgtatttgaaacaataatcttATAAGAAACAGAAGTAAACCATTTCAATATTGTGTATTGTACCCAATCATTAATTACGTAGGTACAATACTGTAAATTGACAAATACATaactaaaagtaaatatattatttggtaaataTTCTTTGgtgtaagttattattttacatttaatatgagACCTTAAGcctttatttactttatattttactattttattatataggtaccttacaataatttatatttgatggatcagatattatattatacctagactataatatgatttatacaattatgtttgcatttttttgatatcaataTTGAAATGCAAACTATAAAAGTGcatatcaatttaaaaacttatcataaataaagactgtaaaaagaatattaaaatgattttaattatgtacTCACTGCAAAAGtataaagtatttgaatatctGTATTCAAAAACTTTTTCTTTCTTGTACTTtagtagtatttaaataattttatctggtattgaatattaatgtattttaaatactttcataatttatactatttataattattattatggtttattcatagatcaattattttctattgtttgTATAGTGTaaatatgaacattattatgttcaatagacataatatacaatttctatttcattttaaacaaattattgcttttaaaatataacttccATAAggcatatcaaaaataattaattaaaaaaaaaaacttactcaaatactttttaaaagtattctttttttctattgaagtgttcaaattaaaatgtagtatgaaacataaatattctattaccTATGTCTTTAAATCattgatactatattattaaatgcattaatatttgtttcagATAAATAAAGTAGTGTTTGATTATATCATTGATGAAATGAAGCCTCTGGTTACATGCGAAAAACCTTCTTTTCAAAAGCTAATCATGGAATTGTCTGGAATTACTGATACTGCTTTATTACCAAATAGAAAACAGTTAGCAAGTGATTTAAAAGAAAGATATACAACATACAAAATTACACTTTCAGAATTAGTAAAAAAACacttatatatttgtatcaCTGCCGACATCTGGACTGCCAATAATAAAAGTTTCATGGGTATGACATGTcattttattgataatgaaTCTTATGCAAGTCGTCACTCCTATGTTCTTGGATGTAGGAGAATGAAAGGTACACATGATTTCTTAAATATTGCTAAAGTTATTACAGAAATAATggaaacatacaatttaaataattctaaaatcacACATATAGTAACAGATAATGCTACCAACTTTGGAAAATGTTTtcgtattttttcaaatgtatatgataaatataaaaatataaatgtaatgtagAACAGTCAAATGAATATGATGttggaaattttaatattgatgattCAGATACTGAGTGTGCAATCGATTATGATCACGACTCTGAAAGtgataatgaaaacaattattgatattGAAAGAATTAATGTTGGTTCAGTGTTAACCAACTATTACAAAACTAATgaacataaaaactataatcatttttgtttacCACAACACATGACTTGTATAGCACATTCTTTAAATTTGATAGCCACCACAGATATTTCCAAAATTTctgatgaaaattataattgattatctAAAACTACTTTTAACAAGGTACAAGCTTTTTGGAATCTGGTTAGTAGAAGTTCAGTAGCTTCAGATAAAGTTTATGAATATTGCAGCTGTAAGTTTCCAATTCCAGTTATTACTAGATGGAACTCTAAATATGATGCTACTCAAAAAGTGTTATTACATAAAAAGAAATTGGATATCATATTTGATGTATTGAAGTTAAATAAACTCAAACCTAATGAGTGGTTATTTTTGGAAGAATACTGCCTTTTGTTGAAACCATTATCAAATTCGTTGGACAAGTTACAAggagaaaaaaatagttatcttGGTTATGTTGCTCCTACGTTAATAGTCTTGAGAAAATTGTTAATTCAGTCAAGTAATGTAAAATACTGCAAACCATTAGCTTCAGCATTAATTAGTTCTCTAGAAAAAAGATTCAactacatttatgatttaagtAATGCAAAAAGCAAGAATTTTATTGTTGCCTCAATAAGTCATCCGAAGTTTAAAATGAGTTGGGTCCCAGTACGATATATAAGCTTAtgtaaagaattatttttaaatgaatgcaATATATTTAAAGATGAAAATTCTATATCTGAGTCTGCATCTGATAATGCAGACAGTGATACTAGTGATGAATTCTATAGTAATTTAACTGGACATTTAACCACATTTTTTCATCCGCCTGCGCAAGATAGTGATTCAGCTGAAATTGATACAAGTGTTTCAAATACAGCTGGTGTTGAAGCATTAACATATcttaactcaaaaaaaaaagaacttaTGTCACTTAATGATGTTCCAATTGTCAAACAAGTATTTCTTAAGTATAACACAACCTTACCATCGTCAGCTCCGGTTGAAAGACTGTTTAGTAAGGCCATACAGGTGTTAACTCCTAGACGTAATCGTCTTAGTGATGATGTTTTTGAAATGCTTTTATGTTGTAAGTCTactgaatgattttttttcttcaaataagtAGAggaaacttattaaattatgttaaattatgttaaattaataaataaattgcagTAATAGTAACATGTAACAATGTTAAcctatgttaaaatgtattataacatttaattatgtacctacctatttgttttaattgttattgtgtTACTTcaaataaaaagatttttaacATGCAACTATGTTTAGAAGTTTATtctttataacataattattaattatgttcttTTAAATGAATGTTTTACTGTTGTttctactttaaaaaataatacttcatTTGTGTATTGTAGTAGATAGTACCTCATAACTAAGGTGACCATACgtccagtttttaaaaaatatatatggtcACCTTACTCATAACTCGTAAGCCACTAGCTGTGATTTATTATTCTACCTTTATATACAACagatattaatacttattttatattaataattcatccAGATCTCTGTTCTATTAAAAGGACACTGAATTCTGTATAGTAGCTGTGTTGGTTACTGAAAATAGTATAGTTAAACATCTAtggtgaaaaattaattatattttttcatattatataatttatcttaattttatctagataaaatagttatttaattatctttatctagataaaaattaaatttatttatctctatctttatctagataaaatatgtattgtttatctttatctttatctagataaaaaattagttatctattcccaacactggtCCCGAAAGATGATGATTAGAATGCGTggatttgtatgcatttgcaCGTGTATGATTACTAGGGCAGTGAAGttgttgcatttgcatgttttttttaaatggttatatttattgctgagtgagcttaaaatatgtttcattaaactcttaatttaaaccaaaaaaaattatattgcaataaatgcaattttggtgatttttttaattttcgtttacatttaagattatataacttaatatataaaataaaagtaactaaACGTAGCAGTGAACAAATTTCTATATTTGttgtaatacctacttattatttctATAGATTGATTATCGCATTTTGGTCGTTAAGATAAAAACTTGTCCCTCAATAACATATATTAtcgtctatttattttattatcgtcAAAAATCATCCGCACGTTTTTGTGGCACGTACTGTAGTGGTTCGTTATACTTTGTCGCGTCTATTTCGTCCGTTAAAATGCCAAAAGTCAAACCGATTAAATCAgccattttaaaaaattacgtaTCAGAATTTGGTGACGCTATATTTTCTTCTGATGGCAGTATTCTCTTTTGTAGAATGTGTGAAGTGCAAGTATGTGCCGATAGACGATATATTGTGACACAACATCTAAAAACAGATAAACATTCTAGGGCAgtaaataagaaaaacaatacaAAGTCACAAgttcaacaattattaacaaatacaaaaaagtcaaatttttCGTTTGATCTGTGTAAAGCATTGATGTCAAGTAATATTCCGTTACATAAAATTAGTAACATACATTTCCGgtcatttttggaaaaatacacTGGAAAAGAAATTCCAACAGTTACTACTTTACGCAAAACATATGTAAATGATTGCTACGATGATACTATGAAAATTATCAGAAATTATGTAACTGGTAAAAAAATATGGGTATCTATAGATGAAACAACAGATACAAGTGGACGTTTCATAGCTAACGTTGTAATCAGAACCTTGGAATTTGATCAACCTGGTAAGATATTTTTACTCACTACGGAAATTCTTGAAAAAGCTAACCATTCTACAATAGCCAAACTTTTTGACAAGtccatgtttatattatggCCCAATGGAATATGTCACGATgacgttttgttatttttatctgaCGCGGCCCCTTATATGGTCAAAGCAGCTTCTACAATTAAagttttatattctaaaatagtGCACATAACTTGCCTGGCTCACGGTATACATAGAGTCGCTGAAACCATAAGAagtaattttccaaaaattgaTAAGCTTATCGCcaaagtaaaacaaatatttttaaaggctCCTAAccgtattttattgtttaaagagAAGCTCCAGGTATTAATTTACCTCCTCAGCCCATTATAACCCGATGGGGGACATGGATAAATGCCGCGTCCTACTATTGTGAACATTTTGTAgaagtaaaaaaagtaatacaattattaaattcaaatgatGCTATTTCTATTGAACAAGCTCAACATCTTTTGTCGGATAGTTCTATGGAAACCAACTTGGCATTCATTCATTCCAATTATGGTTTCATACCAGCAGAAATCACTAAACTCGAAACCCAACATGTTCCATTAATCGAAGCTTTATCTATAGTTAAAAACGTTGaaactaaaatagaaaaaattacggGACAAAATGGAATATTAATAAACCAgaaattcaaaactattttacaaaaaaatgaaggatatcaaataatttttcgtaTATCAAAAATTCTAAGTGGAGAAATACAGTCAATGGAGGGCTTGCCAGAAGACTTGACCAACAACGATTTAATCTATTTCAAGTACGCGCCAATAACAACTACTGACGTAGAAAGAAGTTTCTCCCGATACAAAAATTTGTTGTGCGATAACAGACGATCATTcgattttgaaaacttaaaaaaatcatttgtagTGCAATGCAATAATGTaagcaatattcatatttaatttttattattattatgtattaatatatttaattttattgattataattaaatttttttaattttttcaatgcaatttttaaatttataagtgcaatttttaatatattttaatgcaataatgcaatcaatttagtgtgttttttaatgcaataacttCACTGCCCTAATGATTACTATGATATGCTAAGTCagttcaaaatttgttttatgataaacctataaagatttaaaaaattaaaccttTTTAGTTCATATCTTTGCACATTTCGACATTTacccattattttattttttaataagggcttattttacaattataattgcatgtttttttgttgcttttttttgaaatttttgaaatatataggtactattataataaaagaaagaatattataattttatagtttcgattaatattaaaataaaatatg
This genomic window from Metopolophium dirhodum isolate CAU chromosome 1, ASM1992520v1, whole genome shotgun sequence contains:
- the LOC132942408 gene encoding uncharacterized protein LOC132942408 — encoded protein: MDKYLIISKKASSSKRTIQEVDDDTADDIGSNQNIETPEHTSLETLQKSYLFNGQFFTIIHCDGLKLIAQCKNCSKVIHGQKMSTGNFLSHLKHKHKVLLHQVEEARSNAKLSNKTNVFTRPTKKLTKQQINKVVFDYIIDEMKPLVTCEKPSFQKLIMELSGITDTALLPNRKQLASDLKERYTTYKITLSELVKKHLYICITADIWTANNKSFMGMTCHFIDNESYASRHSYVLGCRRMKGTHDFLNIAKVITEIMETYNLNNSKITHIVTDNATNFGKCFQQSNEYDVGNFNIDDSDTECAIDYDHDSEIITRWNSKYDATQKVLLHKKKLDIIFDVLKLNKLKPNEWLFLEEYCLLLKPLSNSLDKLQGEKNSYLGYVAPTLIVLRKLLIQSSNVKYCKPLASALISSLEKRFNYIYDLSNAKSKNFIVASISHPKFKMSWVPVRYISLCKELFLNECNIFKDENSISESASDNADSDTSDEFYSNLTGHLTTFFHPPAQDSDSAEIDTSVSNTAGVEALTYLNSKKKELMSLNDVPIVKQVFLKYNTTLPSSAPVERLFSKAIQVLTPRRNRLSDDVFEMLLCCKSTE